GGTTATCGAAATTTTCCACTAACCATTCATCTGTTCGAATAACTCCCATACCCTCACCTCCGAAGGTCTGATTTCACTATTATCCATTTTATGTTGCAATGGTTTTAGTTGTTCTTACTCTTTAGAGAGGGATGAATACAAAAAAACCGACCAGACATTTGTCTGGTCGGTTTTATAATTATTACTCATATTTTTTAAATACGATGGTTGCGTTATGTCCACCGAAACCAAGTGAATTACTCATTGCTGCTTTAATTTCTTTTGGTCGTGCTTTATTTACTACATAATCCAAATCACATTCCGGATCTGGTGTTTCATAATTAATAGTTGGCGGTAGGATACTATCTCTCATAGCTAACAAAGTGAAAATTGCTTCTACTCCACCTGCGGCACCTAGTAGATGGCCTGTCATTGATTTAGTAGAACTCATCGCGAGCTTATAGGCATAATCTCCGAATACTTCCTTTACTGCTAATGTTTCAAATTTATCATTATATTCGGTACTTGTACCATGAGCATTGATATAATCAATATCCTGAGGTTGTAATCCGCCATCATTAATCGCCATCTTCATTGCACGAGCACCGCCCTCACCGCCTGGTGCTGGTGCCGTGATATGATAAGCATCACCTGTCGCTCCATATCCGACGATTTCTGCATAAATGTTAGCTCCACGTGCAAGAGCATGTTCTAACTCTTCAAGAATGATAATTCCCGCACCTTCACCAATGACGAATCCATCACGGTTTTTATCAAACGGTCTGCTTGCTGTATTTGGATCTGGATTTGTAGATAGTGCAGTATTTGCACAAAAACCAGCCACTGACATTTTTGTAATTGGCGCTTCTGCACCACCAGTTACCATTACATCTGCGTCTCCGCGTTGAATGACTTTAAAAGCATCACCAATGGAATTTGTTCCAGTGGCACACGCTGTTACTGTACATGAGTTAAAGCCTCTTGCTCCAAGGGTAATGGATACTTGGCCAGTGGCCATATCAGGAATTAGCATTGGAACAAAGAATGGACTAACGCGCTTGTACCCTCTTTTCTGAAAGGTTTCATACTGTTGTTCAAACGTCTCCATTCCACCAATACCGGAACCAATCCACACTCCCACTCTTTCTGAATTCTCTTCATTAATGGTTAGGTTGGCGTCCTTTACAGCCATAAGAGCACTCGCAACAGCATATTGCGTAAATCGGTCCATTTTACGAGCATCTTTTTTATCCATAAATACTTCTGGATTAAAGTCTTTCAACTCGGCAGCTACCTTCGCTGGGTATTCGTCTGCATTGACTCTTGTCAATGGACCAATACCTGATTTCCCCTCAATAATCCCCTTCCATGTTGTTTCAACATCGTTACCAAGCGGAGTCACCGCTCCAACGCCTGTTACTACAACCCTGCGTTTTTCCATTAGTACATCTCCTTTTCAACTAACTTATCCCATTTTTTGTAATAGTAATTGTTATTTTAAACTAATTCAACTTTTACGATGGCAGACAATTTCAACTCTATTATTATTTACCCCAACGGATCGCAATAGCTCCCCATGTTAGGCCGCCGCCAAAACCGACCATTACAATTACGTCATCATCTTTTATTTTTCCTGCTTCCAACTCCTCAACAATGGAGATAGGAATGGATGCAGCTGATGTATTTCCATATTTATGAACAGTTTTAGACATTTTTTCAACAGGCAGTTCCAATCTTTGACGAGAAGCTTCCATGATTCGAATATTCGCTTGATGCGGAATTAGGAAATCGACATCCTCCTTCGTCAAACCAGCCTTTTCAAGTACGTTTAGACTACTCTCTCCCATCTGTCTAACAGCAAATTTAAAGACTTCTCTACCATTCATAATGATATATTCGTCTTGATATAAATGTTTGGCACCTGTACCATCTGCACCTAGCTCGAAAGACAAGATTCCACGATTTTCTGACACTGGACCCATAATCGCAGCTCCTGCTCCGTCCCCGAAGAGGACAGCAGTATTTCGATCATTCCAATCAGTTATTTTAGAAAGTTTTTCCACCCCCACTACAAGTACGTATTTATAAACAGAGGTTTCAATAAATTGTTTGGCCGTAACCATTCCATACATGAATCCTGCGCAAGCAGCACTTATATCCATTGCCGCTGCCTTTGTAGCACCTAATTTCTCTTGAATCCTACAAGCAACAGAAGGGAATGGTGTATCCGGTGTAACCGTAGCTACTAAGATTAAATCGATCTCCTCAGCAGTAATACCAGCATGCTTTATGGCCTCTTCCGCCGCCGCTAACGCCATGTCTGATGTATCAATATCATCTGTAGCAATTCTCCGCTCTTCAATTCCTGTTCTGGTACGAATCCACTCATCAGAGGTATCCATCATTTTCTCTAAATCTTGATTAGTGACTATCTTCTCTGGTAAATACCTACCAATTCCGACAATACCAGCTCTCACACATTCCATCTCCTTTTTATTTAACGATCTCTTTATCCAAGGATTAATATCAATTATTATGACTTGGTACTAATATTATCAAAAAGACCCCATTTTTAGCAACTGTTTCTTCTTCAACTTCTCCGCTAAAGTACATTCCTTTTATTCGTTTAGTCATATTCTATAAGAAAAGCGCAAGCGCCTTGGTCAGCCCCGACAGGCAAATGTTCTTCGCCAAGAAAAGTCGCTCTTTGACTTTACTTGCCGAAGGTTATTTGACCCGAGGGGCTAGGCGATGGAGCTGGACAATTCCTGAATTCGAATTGTATACATTCTTATTATGAAATAAAGAGGACATCGAAAGGAGGTTCCAATTATGGAAGAACGGAAGCAGACTGAGGAAAGGAAAACCGATCGTTTTACGAGCTTAATGCTCGGTCATGATAGACAACATCCTGGCCATGATCAGCAGCAAAATCCTCCTCAACACCAAGCAACTATTGATTATGTAGAACTTATGGAAAATATAGATACATTAATGGAATCAGTAAAGGGATTTAAACCCCTATTTAAAAAAGTATCTCCATTTATCGATCAATTATGGAAAAAAATAAAGGCTGACTAAAAAGTCAGCCTTTCCAACTATTATTTATGAGTGTTTCAATTCACTTAAAGCACTTTCTCTGCCAAGTTCATATGCTTCTTCCATAACTTTTGTAAATAAATTCATGAATGGCTGGATTAACTCCATCGATAATTCAATACCTGCCTGATCCAATTGTTCTTTTGCCTCTGGTAAATACTTCATCGCGATTTGCATAAATTGTAATGTATGATCTTGATTATTCATTATGTACTCCTTCAATATTATTTAGGCAATTTGCCAGATTCCTTATATTCCTCAATGTGTTTGTTCATTTTCTCAATGAAATCTTTCTTAACTAATGGACTGTACTTTCCAAGTGAAATCACGTTATCTTTAAAATCAAAGGACAAATTCCCGGATTTCAATTCCCCTTTGTTATATTGGTCAGCTACTTTCTCATACAATTTATCAACCTGTTGGATTGTGCTGGTTAAAACTGTTGATTCTCCTAAGTCAGACTGTTCTGAGACATAGCCGATAACAAATAGGCCTTTTTCCTTCACTCTTTCAATTACAGGAACATTGTAGCCATCACCAGCAGGATACACCACATCAACCCCATTTTGCAACATATGATCTACCAATTGTAATGCCTTTGTTTCGTCATCCCAATTTCCGACATATTCTATGCTAACATTGGTATCCTTATTTTCTGCTAGTGCACCTTGATAAAACCCTTCAATTTCAGGTTGCCACTCATAAGCAGCTAATACGCCAACCTTATGATTATTTGACATATGAGCAGCAACCATCCCTCCAAAAAACCCCATCGCATGTGCTTTAAAATTAAGACTTGTTGTATTTGTATTCTTTGCATCTCCATTAAAGCTGACAAAATGTATTTTAGGGAAATCTTTAGAGATTTTATTAAAATACTCTGCATATTCCGCTCCATGACCAAAAATAAGGTTTACCCCTTTTTGGTCAAATTCTTCAATCGCGCGTCTGACTACAGCTTCTGAATTCATGTCTTCTTTATAAAATACTTCAACGTTAAATTTTGATTGGATCTTTAACATCCCTTTGAACCCCTTGGTTCCCCATACTTGATCATTTACAGTTTCAGGAACTAGCAAGCCTACTTTTTGTAATTTTCCTGAGGACTTTTGTTCTGTACAAGCTCCAAGTCCAAGTAAGAGTAGACATAAAAGAATGGTTTTGAACCGCTTTAGCATTCCATGCAACTCCTTAATACACCGGTCATTTCTTCAACGATTTTCTCATTTACAAATAGCAAAAAATTCAGCTATGTGTAAGGACCGTTTTTCCCTTAATTCTACTCT
The window above is part of the Bacillus sp. SORGH_AS_0510 genome. Proteins encoded here:
- the fabF gene encoding beta-ketoacyl-ACP synthase II, which translates into the protein MEKRRVVVTGVGAVTPLGNDVETTWKGIIEGKSGIGPLTRVNADEYPAKVAAELKDFNPEVFMDKKDARKMDRFTQYAVASALMAVKDANLTINEENSERVGVWIGSGIGGMETFEQQYETFQKRGYKRVSPFFVPMLIPDMATGQVSITLGARGFNSCTVTACATGTNSIGDAFKVIQRGDADVMVTGGAEAPITKMSVAGFCANTALSTNPDPNTASRPFDKNRDGFVIGEGAGIIILEELEHALARGANIYAEIVGYGATGDAYHITAPAPGGEGGARAMKMAINDGGLQPQDIDYINAHGTSTEYNDKFETLAVKEVFGDYAYKLAMSSTKSMTGHLLGAAGGVEAIFTLLAMRDSILPPTINYETPDPECDLDYVVNKARPKEIKAAMSNSLGFGGHNATIVFKKYE
- a CDS encoding beta-ketoacyl-ACP synthase III, giving the protein MRAGIVGIGRYLPEKIVTNQDLEKMMDTSDEWIRTRTGIEERRIATDDIDTSDMALAAAEEAIKHAGITAEEIDLILVATVTPDTPFPSVACRIQEKLGATKAAAMDISAACAGFMYGMVTAKQFIETSVYKYVLVVGVEKLSKITDWNDRNTAVLFGDGAGAAIMGPVSENRGILSFELGADGTGAKHLYQDEYIIMNGREVFKFAVRQMGESSLNVLEKAGLTKEDVDFLIPHQANIRIMEASRQRLELPVEKMSKTVHKYGNTSAASIPISIVEELEAGKIKDDDVIVMVGFGGGLTWGAIAIRWGK
- a CDS encoding ComZ family protein, whose protein sequence is MNNQDHTLQFMQIAMKYLPEAKEQLDQAGIELSMELIQPFMNLFTKVMEEAYELGRESALSELKHS
- a CDS encoding BMP family ABC transporter substrate-binding protein, producing the protein MLKRFKTILLCLLLLGLGACTEQKSSGKLQKVGLLVPETVNDQVWGTKGFKGMLKIQSKFNVEVFYKEDMNSEAVVRRAIEEFDQKGVNLIFGHGAEYAEYFNKISKDFPKIHFVSFNGDAKNTNTTSLNFKAHAMGFFGGMVAAHMSNNHKVGVLAAYEWQPEIEGFYQGALAENKDTNVSIEYVGNWDDETKALQLVDHMLQNGVDVVYPAGDGYNVPVIERVKEKGLFVIGYVSEQSDLGESTVLTSTIQQVDKLYEKVADQYNKGELKSGNLSFDFKDNVISLGKYSPLVKKDFIEKMNKHIEEYKESGKLPK